In Haliaeetus albicilla chromosome 12, bHalAlb1.1, whole genome shotgun sequence, a genomic segment contains:
- the FAM174B gene encoding membrane protein FAM174B yields the protein MRSAAPLLLLSACLLLPLLLPAAPGARGSQEPAAVNGSRPPAEAAGAPGNHSGAQLSPVPALLRDLSALKAAVIGACALTAALIACLLLRVFRSGKRIKKTRKYDIITTPAERVEMAPLNEEDDEDEDSTVFDVKYR from the exons ATGCGCTCCGCCgccccgctgctgctgctctcggcctgcctgctgctgccgctgctgctgccggcCGCGCCCGGCGCCCGCGGCAGCCAGGAGCCGGCGGCGGTGAACGgcagccgcccgcccgccgAGGCGGCCGGCGCGCCCGGCAACCACAGCGGGGCCCAGCTCAGCCCCGTGCCCGCGCTGCTCCGCGACCTCTCCGCGCTGAAGGCCGCCGTCATCGGGGCCTGCGCCCTCACGGCCGCCCTCATCGCCTGCCTCCTGCTCCGCGTCTTCAG GTCTGGCAAGAGGATTAAGAAGACCAGGAAGTACGACATAATCACCACTCCAGCCGAGCGGGTAGAAATGGCTCCTCTGAACGAAGAAGATGATGAGGATGAAGACTCAACAGTGTTTGATGTGAAATACAG GTAA